The Desulforegulaceae bacterium genome includes a window with the following:
- a CDS encoding NADH:ubiquinone reductase (Na(+)-transporting) subunit B gives MKKLIRNFFDTNRKHFQDGGRFNRFEPVFDAFETILFVPEETTSGSPHVKDFLDLKRFMSIVIVALIPCTVFGIYNSGSYSLQAKGVSPEIFSSFIEGLILFLPLLVISYGVGLFWEGLFSVIRRHKVSEGFLVTGLLYPLILPPTIPLWQAAVGISFGVIIGKEVFGGTGRNILNPALTARAFLFFAYPASLSGDTVWIKNFSPDAVTGATPLALSASAERGADLTNVLNQNGFDFYNLFMGFTPGSIGETSALLCLIGGIFLVITGVASFQTIIGGIAGAVLTALFLNLFSGVSDNAYLSLNPLYHLVMGGFAFGIFFMATDPVTSPGIKGARWVYGFLIGMLTILIRVFNPAYPEGTMLAILFMNLFAPLLDYYAIKFRLKKRIPNV, from the coding sequence ATGAAAAAGCTGATTAGAAATTTTTTTGACACCAATAGAAAACATTTTCAGGATGGAGGCAGATTCAACAGATTTGAACCTGTTTTCGATGCTTTTGAAACAATTTTATTTGTTCCTGAAGAAACTACCTCGGGCAGCCCCCACGTAAAAGATTTTCTGGATCTCAAAAGATTTATGTCCATTGTTATCGTGGCTCTTATCCCGTGTACGGTTTTTGGAATATACAACAGCGGAAGTTATTCACTTCAAGCAAAAGGGGTTTCACCAGAAATTTTTTCTTCTTTTATTGAAGGGCTTATACTTTTCCTGCCCCTTCTTGTTATTTCATACGGAGTGGGACTTTTCTGGGAAGGATTGTTTTCAGTTATAAGAAGGCACAAAGTAAGCGAAGGATTCCTTGTAACCGGACTTTTATATCCCCTTATTCTTCCTCCAACCATACCCTTATGGCAGGCAGCTGTGGGTATTTCCTTTGGAGTAATTATAGGAAAAGAAGTTTTTGGAGGAACAGGCCGAAATATCTTAAACCCTGCTCTTACAGCAAGGGCTTTTTTGTTCTTTGCTTATCCTGCAAGTTTATCCGGAGATACAGTCTGGATCAAAAACTTTTCACCTGATGCAGTTACAGGAGCAACACCTCTTGCTCTTTCAGCCTCAGCTGAAAGAGGAGCTGATTTGACAAACGTCCTTAATCAGAACGGATTTGATTTTTATAATCTTTTCATGGGATTCACTCCTGGTTCCATAGGAGAAACATCTGCTCTTCTTTGTCTTATCGGAGGAATTTTTCTTGTAATAACCGGAGTTGCAAGCTTCCAGACAATAATTGGAGGAATTGCCGGTGCAGTTTTAACAGCTTTGTTTTTAAATCTTTTTTCAGGTGTTTCAGACAATGCATATTTATCACTAAACCCACTTTATCATCTTGTAATGGGTGGATTTGCATTTGGAATTTTCTTTATGGCAACAGACCCTGTAACTTCTCCGGGAATCAAAGGAGCCAGGTGGGTTTACGGGTTTTTAATAGGAATGCTTACAATCCTGATAAGAGTATTCAACCCTGCATACCCTGAAGGAACAATGCTTGCAATTCTTTTCATGAACCTTTTTGCTCCGCTTCTGGATTATTATGCAATTAAATTCAGATTAAAAAAGAGGATACCCAATGTCTGA
- a CDS encoding FMN-binding protein: MSDNFKSILFTIVLCTVASLLLTLAASRLKPLQEKNALVNKEANILMAAGYIGSVQPPAEKIREIFKEKIIPANSKENPDLELYLTYADSGEISGYIVPFESSGLWGRIYGYIALENDGITISGVSIYQHQETPGLGAEIDKRPFLDNYTNKKIIDKNNNFKGVMVAKGRVADSISISERDHYVDGISGATLTGRFLGEGMIETLEKYEPISKKFRNNNIDFNTDNTTKKQLKGEP; this comes from the coding sequence ATGTCTGATAATTTTAAATCTATTTTATTTACTATTGTTCTATGCACTGTAGCCAGCCTTTTGCTTACATTGGCAGCCTCAAGACTAAAGCCTCTTCAGGAAAAAAACGCCCTTGTAAACAAAGAAGCCAATATATTGATGGCCGCAGGATATATAGGCTCAGTTCAGCCTCCAGCAGAAAAAATAAGGGAAATTTTTAAAGAAAAAATTATCCCTGCCAACTCAAAAGAAAACCCAGATCTTGAACTTTATCTTACCTATGCCGATTCAGGTGAAATTTCAGGTTATATAGTACCTTTTGAATCAAGTGGACTCTGGGGAAGAATTTACGGCTATATTGCTTTAGAAAACGATGGAATAACCATTTCTGGTGTAAGTATTTATCAACACCAGGAAACTCCCGGACTTGGAGCTGAAATTGATAAAAGACCGTTTTTAGACAATTATACAAACAAAAAAATAATAGATAAAAACAACAATTTCAAAGGAGTGATGGTTGCCAAAGGCAGAGTTGCAGACTCCATTTCAATTTCAGAAAGAGATCATTATGTTGACGGAATCAGCGGGGCAACTCTCACAGGTAGATTTCTAGGTGAGGGGATGATAGAAACCCTTGAAAAATACGAACCTATTTCAAAAAAATTTCGCAACAACAATATTGATTTCAACACCGACAATACAACAAAAAAACAATTAAAAGGTGAGCCATGA
- a CDS encoding NADH:ubiquinone reductase (Na(+)-transporting) subunit D: protein MKLLNNQYIKTMLEPIIGNNPINVQMLGICSALAVTVQLKTAIVMGLALTFVITFSNLVVSIFRKLVPDSIRIIFELCVIATLVILADEFLKAYLFGISKQLSVFVGLIITNCLVMGRAETFALGSTPGLSLMDGFGNGLGYSFVLIFVAFVRELFGSGSLFGYKVIPEFLYNAGYTDMGFMLLAPAAFIIIGLLVWLQNSLFKSQ, encoded by the coding sequence ATGAAACTTTTAAATAACCAATATATAAAAACCATGCTTGAGCCTATTATAGGCAACAACCCCATAAATGTTCAGATGCTTGGTATCTGTTCAGCTCTTGCAGTTACAGTTCAGCTCAAAACTGCCATTGTAATGGGTCTGGCACTTACCTTTGTTATTACCTTTTCCAACCTGGTTGTTTCTATTTTTAGAAAGCTGGTGCCTGATAGCATAAGAATTATATTTGAACTCTGTGTTATAGCTACACTTGTTATTCTTGCAGATGAATTTTTAAAAGCTTATCTTTTTGGAATAAGCAAACAGCTTTCTGTTTTTGTAGGTCTTATCATAACCAATTGTCTTGTGATGGGAAGAGCCGAAACTTTTGCCCTTGGCAGCACTCCGGGTCTTTCTTTAATGGACGGATTTGGAAACGGACTTGGCTATTCCTTTGTTTTAATTTTTGTTGCTTTTGTAAGAGAACTTTTTGGCTCGGGCAGTCTTTTTGGATATAAAGTTATTCCTGAATTTTTATACAACGCAGGATATACTGACATGGGATTTATGCTTCTTGCGCCGGCGGCTTTTATTATAATCGGGCTTCTTGTTTGGCTTCAAAACTCTCTTTTCAAATCCCAATAG
- the nqrE gene encoding NADH:ubiquinone reductase (Na(+)-transporting) subunit E, translating into MENLLSLFVNSVFVGNILLSYFLGMCAFVAVSNNYKTAVGIGFAVIFVNSVTAPVNWLVFHYLLAPGALSWAGLPNMDLSFLKYITFIASIAAMVQIVEMIIDRFSQPLYTALGVFLPLIAVNCAILGASLFMVEREYSLTETIVFGFGSGFGWFLAMITLAAIRIKLLYADPPEGLKGYGLTMIVAGLMSMGFMIFSGISL; encoded by the coding sequence ATGGAAAACCTATTAAGTCTTTTTGTAAACTCAGTTTTTGTAGGAAACATTCTTTTATCATATTTTTTGGGAATGTGTGCTTTTGTTGCGGTTTCCAATAATTATAAAACTGCAGTAGGCATTGGATTTGCCGTTATTTTTGTAAACTCTGTTACAGCACCTGTAAACTGGCTTGTATTTCATTATCTTCTTGCCCCTGGAGCTTTGTCATGGGCAGGTTTGCCAAACATGGACCTGAGTTTTTTAAAATACATTACTTTTATTGCCTCAATAGCTGCCATGGTACAAATTGTTGAAATGATAATAGACAGGTTCTCTCAACCTCTTTATACTGCACTTGGCGTATTTCTTCCGCTTATTGCAGTTAATTGTGCAATCCTTGGTGCCTCCCTTTTCATGGTTGAAAGGGAATACTCTCTTACTGAAACAATAGTTTTTGGATTTGGCTCTGGATTTGGATGGTTTCTTGCCATGATAACTCTTGCTGCTATAAGAATTAAGCTTTTGTATGCTGATCCCCCTGAAGGACTCAAAGGTTACGGGTTGACCATGATAGTAGCAGGTCTTATGTCAATGGGATTTATGATTTTTTCAGGGATTTCTCTTTAA
- the nqrF gene encoding NADH:ubiquinone reductase (Na(+)-transporting) subunit F: MIYFVSLSVFTGVTLSLVVLLLIVKNKLSPAGKNKIIINEDKSKSIEVSSGTNLLNALVNEGILLPSACGGGGTCGLCKLQVLEGGGEILPTELGHITRSEKKDQVRLACMMRVRDDLKIKIPDEIFNISAYDAEVVSNDNISTYIKELILKVDDSQTFEFKEGTYIQIEVPPYENIKFSDFDIDDQYIEEWESEGLLNLTASSSEEVIRAYSIANAPYEKDVILTIRIANPPEDKPDVMPGLGTSYLFTLKPGDKVRFTGPYGDFFVKDTDNEICFVGGGAGMAPMRCHILHLLNTLDSKRKITFWYGARSVREIFYEDLFRDLEKKHDNFKFYIALSEPIESEKWDGMTGYIHQALYDNYIKQHNSPEDIEYYLCGPPIMVESVIKMLINEGVEEDSILFDAF; this comes from the coding sequence GTGATATATTTTGTAAGCCTTTCAGTTTTTACAGGCGTAACCCTTTCCTTGGTGGTTCTTCTTTTAATTGTAAAAAACAAGCTTTCTCCGGCAGGCAAAAATAAAATAATAATAAACGAAGATAAATCAAAAAGCATCGAAGTATCCAGCGGAACAAACCTATTAAACGCCCTTGTAAACGAAGGGATTCTACTTCCATCTGCCTGCGGAGGAGGAGGAACCTGTGGATTGTGTAAACTTCAGGTCCTTGAAGGTGGAGGAGAAATTCTTCCCACTGAACTTGGCCATATAACAAGAAGCGAAAAAAAAGATCAAGTAAGACTTGCATGTATGATGAGGGTCAGAGATGACCTTAAAATAAAAATTCCCGATGAAATATTTAATATTTCAGCTTATGATGCTGAAGTTGTTTCAAACGACAACATTTCTACCTATATAAAAGAACTTATCCTCAAAGTTGATGATTCCCAAACCTTTGAATTCAAAGAAGGTACTTATATCCAAATAGAAGTGCCCCCCTATGAAAACATAAAATTCAGTGATTTTGATATAGATGATCAATACATTGAAGAATGGGAAAGCGAAGGACTTCTTAATCTCACAGCTTCTTCCAGTGAAGAAGTCATCCGTGCCTATTCAATTGCAAATGCCCCCTATGAAAAAGACGTGATTCTTACAATAAGAATAGCAAATCCGCCTGAAGACAAACCTGATGTAATGCCAGGCCTTGGTACCTCATATCTCTTTACACTTAAACCCGGAGACAAGGTCAGATTCACAGGTCCTTACGGGGATTTCTTTGTAAAAGACACAGACAATGAAATCTGCTTTGTGGGAGGAGGTGCTGGAATGGCTCCAATGAGATGTCATATACTTCACCTTTTAAACACCCTTGATTCAAAAAGAAAAATCACCTTCTGGTACGGAGCAAGATCTGTAAGGGAAATTTTTTATGAGGACCTTTTCAGGGATCTTGAAAAAAAGCATGATAATTTCAAATTTTATATAGCCTTATCTGAACCAATTGAATCGGAAAAATGGGATGGAATGACAGGATATATCCACCAGGCCCTTTATGATAATTATATTAAACAGCATAATTCACCGGAAGATATTGAATATTATCTTTGCGGCCCCCCAATAATGGTTGAGTCAGTAATTAAAATGCTTATAAACGAGGGAGTGGAAGAAGATTCAATTCTGTTTGATGCTTTTTAA
- a CDS encoding radical SAM protein: MKRTVDFKKHATNIFFHILTQCNLKCKHCYINPSQHGTKTLSEQEIYEWLKFFSNKNKEANVIFLGGEPTLNPNLAYGVKKAGELGYSSITIDTNGYLFNDILNKIKPSDLDFISFSLDGASPETNDPIRGKGVFDTCTRGIKEAADKGFTTSLIYTVSSKNIHELENMYDLVKDLGISRFFIQVIGIRGSADEKGSSLQLTKGTWESVVPEIADKIARDHKIIVTYPKVFLGLDEKFECAGVVADNYFLFPNDRVYKCPLCEDYPVHSYEFDKNRLLKNSGITEESLFDLDIPEGCVLNKIIQPGNLSYDKNGKPFYKIACCMLKEEISYL, encoded by the coding sequence ATGAAACGGACAGTAGATTTTAAAAAACATGCAACAAATATTTTTTTTCATATTCTCACCCAATGCAATCTTAAATGCAAACATTGCTATATAAATCCTTCTCAGCACGGAACCAAAACACTTTCTGAGCAGGAAATTTATGAGTGGCTGAAGTTTTTTTCAAATAAAAACAAAGAGGCCAATGTGATTTTTCTTGGGGGAGAACCGACTTTAAATCCCAATCTTGCCTATGGAGTAAAAAAAGCAGGAGAACTTGGTTATTCATCAATTACAATTGATACCAATGGATATCTTTTCAATGATATTTTAAATAAAATCAAGCCTTCAGATCTTGATTTTATTAGCTTCAGCCTTGACGGAGCTTCCCCTGAAACAAACGATCCCATTAGAGGGAAAGGTGTTTTTGATACTTGCACCAGGGGTATAAAAGAAGCTGCTGATAAAGGATTTACCACAAGCTTGATATATACAGTAAGTTCTAAAAACATCCATGAACTTGAAAATATGTATGATCTTGTCAAAGATCTTGGAATTTCACGATTTTTTATTCAGGTGATAGGAATAAGAGGCTCTGCAGATGAAAAAGGAAGCTCATTACAGCTTACAAAAGGTACTTGGGAAAGTGTAGTTCCTGAAATAGCCGATAAAATTGCAAGGGATCATAAAATTATAGTCACTTATCCAAAGGTTTTTTTAGGCTTAGATGAAAAATTTGAATGTGCGGGTGTTGTTGCTGACAACTACTTTCTTTTTCCAAATGACAGGGTATACAAATGCCCTCTTTGCGAAGATTATCCTGTTCATTCCTATGAGTTTGATAAAAATCGTTTATTAAAAAACAGCGGCATAACAGAAGAATCCCTTTTTGATCTTGATATACCTGAAGGTTGTGTTTTGAATAAAATAATTCAGCCGGGTAATTTGAGTTATGACAAAAATGGAAAGCCTTTTTATAAAATTGCCTGCTGTATGTTAAAGGAAGAAATTTCTTATCTTTAG
- a CDS encoding cyclic nucleotide-binding domain-containing protein encodes MKETKYLKDNIENIQKLMRIPALRNFELDSLSNLLRLSKIRKYKDGETIIREGDSDPWLYFLLDGEVRIVKNSHEISRIKKMGEIFGEMRLIDKQGRSASVLSVNESMCLAVNTGAGDRIMSEDNREERLDFLLLLYRIFAEYLSARLRLANDELIKAKDEIEFYKSKQE; translated from the coding sequence GTGAAGGAAACAAAATATTTAAAAGACAATATTGAAAACATTCAAAAACTCATGAGAATACCTGCTCTTAGAAATTTTGAACTTGATAGTCTTTCCAATCTTTTAAGGCTTAGCAAAATCAGAAAATATAAAGATGGTGAAACAATTATCAGGGAGGGTGATTCAGACCCTTGGCTTTATTTTCTTCTTGACGGAGAAGTAAGGATTGTAAAAAACTCCCATGAAATTTCCAGAATAAAAAAAATGGGAGAAATTTTTGGTGAAATGAGACTGATTGACAAGCAGGGTAGATCAGCTTCTGTTCTTTCAGTTAATGAATCCATGTGTCTTGCAGTAAATACCGGAGCAGGGGACAGGATAATGTCAGAAGACAATAGAGAAGAAAGACTTGACTTTCTTTTGCTTTTATACAGGATATTTGCAGAGTATCTTTCTGCAAGATTAAGACTTGCCAATGATGAGCTTATAAAGGCTAAAGATGAGATTGAGTTTTACAAATCCAAACAGGAATAA
- the purF gene encoding amidophosphoribosyltransferase: MFCSENRPREACGIFGILDHKDAAQLTYFGLYALQHRGQESAGISVLSDDKKIQCKKGMGLVPDVFSKEDLESLKGNLAIGHVRYSTAGNSMVENTQPFLVQHKNMSFALVHNGNLTNSHILKKELEDDGSIFQTTMDSEIAIHVFVKNLKGNNLETALVKTAEKLEGAFSFIAMTSNGELIGIKDPHSFRPLCIGKLNGKYVLSSETCALDLVQAEFLRELEPGEIVIINKDGIRSINSPKPAKRAFCIFEYIYFARPDSTFFGKNVYEMRKSHGIQLAKEAPVDADIVMPFPDSGVYAAIGYSKESKIPFEMGMIRNHYVGRTFIQPTQEMREFGVRIKLNPVKEVLKNKEIIIVEDSIIRGTTAKTRVKALRDLGVKKIHMRISCPPHRFPCVYGIDFSSRGELVAAKKTVDELRTYLDLDTLHYLSLEGLLESTGISLPDQGFCKACFDGEYPVSFSK, translated from the coding sequence ATGTTTTGTTCAGAAAACAGACCAAGGGAAGCCTGCGGAATTTTTGGGATTTTAGATCACAAAGATGCGGCACAGCTCACATATTTTGGACTTTATGCCCTTCAGCACAGAGGTCAGGAAAGTGCTGGAATCAGTGTGCTTTCTGATGACAAAAAAATTCAATGCAAAAAAGGGATGGGTCTTGTTCCAGATGTTTTTTCAAAGGAAGATCTTGAAAGTTTAAAAGGAAATCTTGCCATAGGCCATGTAAGATATTCCACTGCTGGTAACTCAATGGTTGAAAATACCCAGCCTTTTCTTGTTCAACATAAAAATATGTCTTTTGCCCTTGTACACAATGGAAATCTTACCAATTCCCATATCCTGAAAAAAGAGCTTGAGGATGACGGCTCAATTTTTCAGACAACAATGGACAGTGAAATTGCCATCCATGTGTTTGTAAAAAATCTTAAAGGAAATAATCTTGAAACAGCTCTTGTAAAAACAGCTGAAAAACTTGAAGGAGCATTTTCCTTTATTGCCATGACAAGTAATGGAGAACTTATAGGAATAAAAGACCCCCATAGTTTCAGGCCTCTTTGTATTGGTAAATTAAATGGAAAATATGTTCTTTCTTCTGAAACCTGTGCCCTTGATCTTGTTCAGGCAGAGTTTTTACGAGAACTGGAACCAGGTGAAATTGTAATTATTAACAAAGACGGAATCAGAAGCATAAACAGCCCTAAGCCTGCTAAAAGAGCATTTTGCATTTTTGAGTATATTTATTTTGCAAGACCTGATTCAACTTTTTTCGGGAAAAATGTTTATGAGATGAGAAAATCACATGGAATTCAGCTTGCAAAGGAAGCTCCTGTTGATGCTGATATTGTAATGCCTTTTCCAGATTCAGGGGTTTATGCTGCCATAGGTTATTCTAAAGAATCAAAAATTCCTTTTGAAATGGGTATGATAAGAAACCACTATGTTGGAAGAACCTTTATTCAGCCTACCCAGGAAATGAGGGAATTTGGGGTGAGAATCAAACTTAACCCTGTTAAAGAGGTTTTAAAAAATAAAGAAATAATAATAGTTGAAGATTCAATAATAAGAGGCACAACTGCAAAAACAAGGGTGAAGGCTCTAAGGGATCTTGGAGTTAAAAAAATACACATGAGGATAAGCTGCCCTCCCCATAGATTCCCTTGTGTTTATGGAATAGATTTTTCAAGCAGGGGAGAACTTGTTGCAGCCAAAAAAACTGTGGATGAACTAAGAACTTATCTTGATCTTGACACTCTTCATTATTTAAGCCTTGAAGGACTTCTTGAATCAACAGGAATTTCACTTCCAGATCAAGGGTTTTGCAAGGCTTGTTTTGACGGAGAATATCCTGTTTCATTTTCTAAATGA
- the carB gene encoding carbamoyl-phosphate synthase large subunit: MPKRTDIKKILIIGAGPIVIGQACEFDYSGTQACKALREEGYEVILVNSNPATIMTDPEMADKTYIEPVNSDILEKIIEKERPDAILPTIGGQTGLNVAVEAAKKGILKKYNVEMIGVSVEAIEKAEDREQFREAMDKIGLRVPKSGFAQSMDEARQIADSIGFPLIIRPSYTLGGTGGGVAYNREELEAVAKSGLDASMIDQIMIEESVLGWKEYEIEVVRDRKDNVVIICSIENIDAMGVHTGDSITVAPAQTLTDKEYKALRDASIAIIREIGVETGGSNVQFAINPKNGDMIVVEMNPRVSRSSALASKATGYPIAKIAAKLAIGYSLDELKNDITGQTMASFEPSIDYVVLKIPRWTFEKFPETKDVLTTTMKSVGETMSIGRTFKESLQKALRSLETGRAGLGCDGKDIELPETEELMYKLVTPNSQRLFYLRYALKKGMTIEEISKATSIDPWFLNQIKQIVDFEEVIKKAGSNIDKELFYQAKKMGFSDIQLSNLLDKKIEEIEEFRDKNKIFPVYKLVDTCSGEFPALTPYFYSTYEQIDESRINDCKKVMILGGGPNRIGQGIEFDYCCVHASFALKEEGVESIMVNSNPETVSTDYDISDKLYFEPLTKEDVLHIVKAENPDGVIVQFGGQTPLNLALQLEKAGVKIIGTSPSNINKAEDREEFQSMLNKLGLRQPESGIAFSETEAITVAEELGYPVLVRPSYVLGGRAMKIVYNRQDLKEFSKYGFAVSEGHPVLIDKFLQGAIEIDVDALSDGKKTIIGGIMQHIEEAGIHSGDSACVIPPYSLSDEIIEEIRTATGSMAKELEVIGLMNVQYAVKNNELYIIEVNPRASRTIPFVSKATGVPLAKMATKVMLGKTIDELGLKDYHDLPHYAVKEVVLPFNKFPEVDLVLGPEMKSTGEVMGIDKELGNAIAKSIYGAGQKLPESGRVFISVRNEDKEKAAVIAKDFIDLGFEIMATRGTSAFFEEQGIKNTMVRKVSVGRPHVVDEIKNNSISLVFNTPSGSSRTEKDGYKIRRAALSFGIPYTTTTEGAATYCLAVKALKQNEIKVKPIQEYY; encoded by the coding sequence ATGCCCAAAAGAACAGATATTAAAAAAATTTTGATAATAGGAGCAGGTCCCATTGTCATAGGACAGGCTTGTGAATTTGACTATTCCGGCACCCAGGCATGCAAAGCATTAAGAGAAGAAGGATATGAAGTTATTCTTGTAAACAGTAATCCTGCAACAATAATGACTGATCCTGAGATGGCCGATAAAACCTATATTGAACCAGTTAATTCAGATATTTTAGAAAAAATTATTGAAAAAGAAAGACCTGATGCAATCCTTCCCACCATAGGTGGACAAACAGGTCTTAATGTGGCTGTTGAAGCTGCCAAAAAAGGTATTTTGAAAAAATACAATGTTGAAATGATAGGTGTGTCTGTTGAGGCAATAGAAAAAGCTGAAGACAGGGAGCAATTCAGGGAAGCCATGGATAAAATCGGGTTAAGGGTTCCCAAAAGCGGGTTTGCCCAATCAATGGATGAAGCAAGGCAAATTGCCGACTCAATTGGTTTTCCTCTTATAATAAGACCAAGTTACACCCTTGGAGGTACAGGCGGAGGAGTTGCCTACAACCGGGAAGAGCTTGAAGCTGTTGCAAAGTCAGGCCTTGATGCCAGTATGATTGATCAGATAATGATTGAAGAGTCTGTGCTTGGATGGAAAGAATACGAAATTGAGGTTGTAAGGGACAGAAAAGACAATGTTGTAATTATTTGCTCAATTGAAAATATTGATGCAATGGGAGTTCATACAGGAGACAGTATAACTGTTGCTCCTGCCCAGACATTGACTGATAAGGAATATAAAGCATTAAGAGATGCCTCCATTGCCATTATAAGGGAAATCGGTGTTGAAACCGGAGGCTCAAATGTTCAGTTTGCTATAAACCCCAAAAACGGAGATATGATAGTTGTTGAAATGAATCCAAGGGTTTCCAGAAGTTCTGCCCTTGCTTCAAAAGCAACTGGTTATCCCATAGCAAAAATTGCAGCAAAACTTGCAATAGGGTATTCACTGGATGAGCTTAAAAACGATATAACAGGCCAGACAATGGCATCTTTTGAGCCTTCAATAGATTATGTTGTTTTAAAAATCCCAAGATGGACATTTGAAAAGTTTCCTGAAACAAAAGACGTTTTAACAACCACAATGAAATCGGTTGGTGAAACAATGTCAATTGGAAGAACTTTTAAAGAGTCTCTTCAAAAAGCCTTGAGATCCCTTGAAACAGGAAGAGCCGGACTTGGTTGTGATGGAAAAGATATTGAGCTTCCTGAAACAGAAGAACTCATGTACAAGCTTGTGACTCCAAATTCCCAAAGGCTTTTTTATTTAAGATATGCCCTTAAAAAAGGAATGACCATTGAAGAGATATCCAAGGCAACTTCAATTGATCCCTGGTTTCTTAATCAGATAAAACAAATTGTTGATTTTGAAGAAGTTATAAAAAAAGCAGGCTCAAACATAGACAAAGAGCTTTTTTATCAAGCTAAAAAAATGGGATTTTCAGATATTCAGCTTTCAAATCTTTTAGATAAAAAAATTGAAGAAATTGAAGAGTTTAGAGATAAAAATAAAATATTTCCTGTTTATAAGCTTGTTGATACCTGCTCTGGAGAATTTCCAGCCTTAACTCCATATTTTTATTCAACCTATGAGCAAATTGATGAATCAAGAATAAATGATTGTAAAAAGGTAATGATTCTTGGGGGCGGTCCAAATCGAATAGGCCAGGGTATAGAGTTTGATTACTGCTGTGTTCACGCTTCTTTTGCTTTAAAAGAAGAAGGGGTTGAATCAATAATGGTGAATTCAAACCCTGAAACAGTAAGCACAGACTATGATATTTCAGATAAACTTTATTTTGAACCTCTTACAAAAGAGGATGTTCTTCATATAGTAAAAGCTGAAAATCCCGACGGAGTAATTGTTCAGTTCGGGGGGCAGACTCCTCTTAATCTAGCACTTCAGCTTGAAAAGGCAGGAGTGAAAATAATTGGAACAAGTCCTTCAAACATAAATAAGGCAGAAGACAGGGAAGAGTTCCAGTCAATGCTTAACAAGCTTGGATTAAGACAGCCTGAAAGCGGAATTGCCTTTTCAGAAACTGAAGCAATCACAGTAGCAGAAGAGCTTGGGTACCCTGTGCTTGTAAGGCCTTCCTATGTTCTTGGCGGAAGAGCCATGAAAATTGTTTATAATAGACAAGATCTTAAAGAGTTTTCAAAATATGGATTTGCAGTTTCAGAAGGTCATCCTGTTTTAATAGATAAATTTTTGCAAGGAGCCATTGAAATTGATGTTGATGCCCTTTCAGACGGGAAAAAAACAATAATTGGCGGAATTATGCAGCATATTGAAGAAGCAGGGATTCATTCAGGTGACAGTGCCTGTGTTATTCCTCCATACAGCCTTTCTGATGAAATAATTGAAGAAATAAGAACTGCAACAGGTTCCATGGCAAAGGAGCTTGAGGTTATTGGTCTTATGAATGTTCAGTATGCAGTAAAAAACAATGAACTTTATATTATTGAAGTAAATCCAAGAGCTTCAAGAACAATTCCTTTTGTAAGCAAGGCAACCGGAGTTCCCCTGGCAAAAATGGCCACAAAAGTTATGCTGGGTAAAACCATAGACGAACTAGGACTTAAGGATTATCATGATCTTCCCCATTATGCTGTAAAAGAAGTTGTTCTTCCTTTTAATAAATTTCCTGAAGTTGATCTTGTTTTAGGTCCTGAAATGAAGTCTACAGGTGAAGTAATGGGAATAGACAAAGAGCTTGGAAATGCCATAGCAAAATCAATTTACGGGGCAGGGCAGAAACTTCCTGAATCGGGCAGGGTTTTTATAAGTGTAAGAAATGAAGACAAGGAAAAAGCTGCTGTAATTGCAAAGGATTTTATTGACCTTGGATTTGAAATTATGGCAACAAGGGGAACATCTGCTTTTTTTGAAGAGCAGGGGATAAAAAATACAATGGTAAGAAAAGTTTCTGTTGGAAGACCCCATGTTGTTGATGAAATAAAAAACAATTCAATTTCCCTTGTTTTTAATACACCCAGCGGAAGTTCAAGAACTGAAAAAGACGGATATAAGATAAGAAGAGCTGCCTTAAGTTTTGGAATTCCATACACCACTACAACAGAGGGCGCAGCAACCTATTGTCTTGCCGTAAAGGCTCTTAAACAAAATGAAATCAAAGTAAAACCAATTCAGGAGTATTATTAA